A genomic region of Chitinimonas arctica contains the following coding sequences:
- a CDS encoding SGNH/GDSL hydrolase family protein encodes MSQYLLIGATALCASLAYAADVGDKPDPKLGHYLSPYGPASATEVRKMAARKPLNRPQAMALGSSNTYTYLRCYYGTGTPTKPTGNYVWGLEPTSGDYYRINGSWWSGGVFDWKNMFYSDVSQDALKAACQDTLAKKGINKPVVMYAAADNALSFNYTVWSNDGAMQGNRINRIVAFGDSLSDTHNMYNASQWLLPNRNSWMLGRFSNGYNWVEYLSDKLHLPLYNWAVGGAGVNTEKFVISGVTDQVQSWKQYMQRAANYRPENTLFTVMVGGNDFVNYNRSVDQVIAGEKVALQNMLNAGARNILLLKLPDVSRAPVFKYRTEADRNATHGRVLDFNNRLAELASSLEAQYGGSAKIRVFDTYGLFNSVISNPSQYGVTNTADSCLNIGSDSSLAYLSAQTPRSGCTNPDTYLFWDALHPTTHTHKVLAEKVGAFVNSNFTLIP; translated from the coding sequence ATGTCCCAATACCTTTTGATAGGCGCAACCGCCCTATGCGCTTCACTGGCCTACGCTGCAGATGTCGGAGATAAGCCAGATCCCAAGCTGGGCCATTATCTTTCGCCATATGGCCCGGCTTCGGCGACCGAGGTCCGCAAGATGGCGGCCAGGAAGCCGCTGAATCGCCCGCAGGCCATGGCACTTGGCAGCAGCAATACCTACACCTATTTGCGTTGCTACTACGGCACCGGTACGCCGACCAAGCCCACCGGCAACTATGTGTGGGGGCTGGAGCCCACCTCGGGCGACTACTACCGGATCAATGGTTCGTGGTGGTCGGGCGGCGTGTTCGACTGGAAGAATATGTTTTACAGCGATGTCAGCCAGGACGCGCTCAAGGCAGCCTGCCAGGACACCTTGGCCAAGAAGGGCATCAACAAGCCGGTGGTGATGTACGCGGCTGCCGACAATGCGCTGTCGTTCAACTACACAGTCTGGAGCAACGACGGCGCCATGCAGGGCAACCGTATCAATCGCATCGTGGCCTTCGGCGATAGCCTGTCCGATACCCACAATATGTACAACGCCTCGCAATGGCTGCTGCCCAACCGCAATAGCTGGATGCTGGGTCGTTTCAGCAACGGCTACAACTGGGTCGAATACCTGTCGGACAAGCTGCATCTGCCGCTCTACAACTGGGCAGTGGGCGGCGCCGGGGTCAATACCGAGAAGTTCGTCATCTCCGGGGTAACCGACCAGGTCCAGTCGTGGAAGCAATATATGCAGCGCGCGGCCAATTATCGGCCGGAAAACACCTTGTTCACGGTGATGGTAGGCGGCAACGATTTCGTCAATTACAACCGCTCGGTTGACCAGGTGATCGCTGGGGAAAAGGTCGCCCTGCAAAATATGCTCAATGCCGGCGCCCGCAATATCCTGTTGCTGAAGTTGCCCGACGTGTCGCGCGCCCCGGTATTCAAGTACCGCACCGAGGCGGACCGCAACGCCACGCACGGACGGGTGCTCGACTTCAATAACCGCTTGGCCGAACTGGCCTCCAGCCTGGAAGCGCAATATGGCGGCAGTGCGAAGATTCGCGTGTTCGATACCTACGGGCTGTTCAATAGCGTGATCAGCAATCCTTCGCAGTATGGCGTCACCAATACCGCGGATTCCTGTCTCAATATCGGGTCGGATTCCAGTCTCGCCTACCTGAGCGCGCAAACACCGCGTTCCGGCTGCACGAACCCGGATACCTATCTATTCTGGGACGCCCTGCATCCGACTACCCACACCCACAAGGTGTTGGCCGAAAAGGTGGGTGCATTCGTCAATAGCAATTTCACCTTGATCCCGTAA
- a CDS encoding methyltransferase translates to MSDHPLLFWTQADEAHSARWRAENGMAPPGKVWLADDRLTADQAFRLACEGTALLWQGDFHNARQLLQAMARRIDRKPRKTSDLPAEAFHLHRQAQAHRARTLAMLLVPLAADYSIPLRRAPDAKQACLEAYGPAEADSVVSLRELQGLIGAHEWRKKGVDIPELGGRIHPHHGVFSPNRGEYIGLVAQAPLPSLELAFDIGTGSGVLAGVLAKRGVKRIVATDQDERALACARDNLTRLGLISRVDLLNADLFPAGRAPLVVCNPPWVPARPSSPIEYAVYDPDSRMLLGFLNGLAAHLTPGGEGWLILSDLAEHLGLRTRAELLSAIEAAGLRVKDRLDIRPRHPRASDEKDPLHLARAAEITSLWRLTAAD, encoded by the coding sequence ATGAGCGACCACCCTCTTTTGTTCTGGACCCAGGCCGACGAAGCCCATAGCGCCCGTTGGCGCGCCGAGAATGGCATGGCGCCGCCCGGCAAGGTTTGGCTGGCCGATGATCGCCTGACGGCCGACCAGGCATTCCGGCTAGCCTGCGAAGGGACTGCCTTGCTGTGGCAAGGCGATTTCCACAATGCCCGCCAGTTGCTGCAAGCGATGGCCCGGCGTATCGACCGCAAACCGCGCAAAACGTCCGACCTGCCGGCCGAGGCATTCCATCTGCACCGGCAAGCACAGGCGCATCGCGCCCGCACCTTGGCCATGCTGCTGGTGCCGCTGGCCGCCGACTACAGCATCCCGCTGCGCCGTGCGCCGGATGCGAAACAGGCTTGCCTGGAGGCCTACGGACCGGCCGAAGCGGACTCGGTCGTCTCGCTGCGCGAACTGCAGGGCCTGATCGGCGCGCATGAATGGCGCAAGAAGGGTGTGGATATTCCGGAACTGGGCGGTCGCATCCATCCTCACCACGGTGTGTTCTCGCCGAATCGAGGCGAGTACATCGGCCTGGTGGCGCAAGCCCCCCTCCCCTCGCTGGAGTTGGCTTTCGATATCGGCACCGGCAGCGGGGTACTGGCTGGGGTCTTGGCAAAGCGCGGCGTCAAACGCATCGTCGCGACCGACCAGGATGAGCGTGCCCTGGCATGCGCACGAGACAATCTGACACGATTGGGTTTGATCTCTCGGGTGGACCTGTTGAATGCCGATCTTTTTCCGGCGGGACGCGCACCCTTGGTGGTATGCAATCCGCCCTGGGTGCCGGCCCGGCCCAGTTCACCGATCGAATATGCCGTGTACGACCCCGACAGCCGCATGCTGCTCGGCTTCCTGAATGGCCTGGCAGCTCACCTTACGCCCGGCGGGGAAGGCTGGCTGATCCTGTCCGACCTGGCCGAACATCTGGGTCTGCGCACGCGTGCCGAACTGCTGTCCGCGATCGAAGCGGCTGGGCTGCGGGTGAAGGACCGCCTCGATATACGCCCACGCCACCCGCGCGCCAGCGACGAGAAGGACCCGCTCCATCTCGCCAGGGCCGCCGAAATCACTTCGCTCTGGCGGCTGACGGCAGCTGACTAG
- a CDS encoding Lar family restriction alleviation protein, which yields MNSAPPALRPKPCKRCGAPGKLMKAGSNRFWVECSHMGENGNCTEISRQADSRKGAIDLWNASCAR from the coding sequence ATGAACTCAGCGCCACCCGCTCTTCGACCCAAGCCCTGCAAACGCTGTGGCGCGCCCGGCAAATTGATGAAGGCCGGCTCGAATCGCTTTTGGGTGGAATGCTCGCACATGGGCGAGAACGGCAATTGCACGGAGATCAGCCGCCAGGCCGATAGTCGCAAGGGTGCCATCGATTTATGGAATGCCAGTTGCGCCCGCTGA